From a region of the Acanthochromis polyacanthus isolate Apoly-LR-REF ecotype Palm Island chromosome 3, KAUST_Apoly_ChrSc, whole genome shotgun sequence genome:
- the ubl5 gene encoding ubiquitin-like protein 5, which yields MIEVVCNDRLGKKVRVKCNSEDTIGDLKKLIAAQTGTRYDKIVLKKWYTIFKDHVSLGDYEIHDGMNLELYYQ from the exons ATGATCGAGGTGGTTTGCAACGATCGACTGGGCAAGAAAGTCCGGGTCAAGTGCAA CTCAGAGGATACCATTGGAGATCTGAAGAAGCTGATTGCAGCCCAGACAGGAACACGATACGACAAGATCGTATTAAAGAAATG GTACACCATATTTAAAGACCACGTGTCACTGGGTGACT ATGAAATCCACGATGGGATGAACCTGGAGCTGTACTACCAGTAG